The Fulvia fulva chromosome 6, complete sequence genome includes a window with the following:
- a CDS encoding Catechol 1,2-dioxygenase: protein MSTQEYVPGQSQSGRQYDTKFTQQVIDTCGPKTSPRMHQIFSGLIRHIHDFSREVDLTPEEWLAGVRFLNETGKIWAESDGKRNEMHRLSDIIGLESLVTEIANYVQVDEPNYVPTSAAILGPFWSPNAPWRNQGDSIIQDPHEGIVTYMHGVVRDLKTHKPIPNVTFDMWQASSNGKYDFQDPANQSDNNLRGKLKTNKKGEYHLYCLRPTAYSLPQDGPSWQLLQSIDRHPMRPAHIHLMVTHESYKPCITQIYPKDDPWLETDTVFAVKDDLVVDFKPLEKLPEWLPEHKGPGGPAKRELELDIVLAPLGAHLSNAKPVEKLDE from the exons ATGTCGACACAAGAGTACGTACCGGGCCAGTCCCAGTCAGGCCGCCAATATGACACCAAGTTCACACAACAAGTCATCGACACCTGTGGACCAAAAACTAGCCCTCGCATGCACCAGATCTTCTCCGGCCTTATCCGACACATCCACGACTTTTCAAGAGAAGTAGATCTTACACCAGAAGAGTGGTTGGCTGGTGTCAGGTTCCTGAACGAGACTGGCAAGATCTGGGCAGAATCAGATGGCAAGAGGAACGAGATGCACAGATTATCGGACATCATCGGTCTTGAGAGTTTGGTCACCGAGATTGCCAACTATGTGCAAGTCGACGAGCCAAACTACGTACCAACATCGGCTGCCATCCTCGGTCCATTCTGGAGCCCCAACGCTCCATGGAGGAACCAGGGCGACAGCATTATCCAAGATCCACACGAGGGCATCGTCACATACATGCACGGTGTTGTCCGTGACTTGAAGACCCACAAGCCAATCCCCAATGTCACCTTCGACATGTGGCAAGCGAGCAGCAACGGCAAATACGACTTCCAGGACCCAGCGAATCAATCTGACAACAACCTTCGCGGCAAGCTGAAGACCAACAAGAAGGGCGAGTACCACCTCTACTGCCTGCGACCGACCGCATACTCCCTCCCACAGGACGGCCCATCGTGGCAGCTCCTCCAGTCCATCGACAGACATCCAATGCGCCCGGCCCACATTCACTTGATGGTGACACACGAGAGCTACAAGCCATGCATCACACAAATCTACCCCAAGGATGACCCATGGTTAGAGACCGACACCGTGTTCGCCGTCAAGGATGACCTCGTTGTCGACTTCAAGCCACTTGAGAAGCTCCCAGAGTGGTTGCCAGAGCACAAGGGGCCAGGCGGCCCAGCGAAGAGGGAGCTCGAACTTGATATTGTTCTTGCACCGCTTGGTGCGCATTTGTCGAATGCGAAGCCTGTTGAGAAGTT AGATGAGTAA
- a CDS encoding Acyl-CoA ligase M9 has product MEEVSQFEHTNLVSWALSGEYDPERPMLIDAMRPSRCMSRKRAMSLIAGLAGAFEKDSTVCLHLSNDILYPILVHAIWASKCRWTGTNTAYTSPELEHHLRISKTRYVVTEEEHLETVRAAVSHSGTKAEIILFSDILYPRSRKEDDHRHCCGRRLSSTLHRSKYRSLHDLLRRKRTQEELEARLRDIDIDSVATLMSTSGTTGPPKMAARTHRAHMTESRAAVDNDSAKPYEIRRLWCVPIFHSFAFPTMVINSLLLGVPAYFMRRFLDQTYAEKIQEFQITETLAPPPILSRLVNFPLTHPMIQSLKIIYTGGAPCAGELRAKFLRLYTGEQPRIVQIWGMTEGGWFTTFKYPEVNTTYSVGRAIPGFEIKMSEENRSQLSSGQEVGELFVRGPNVMSEYLGNTEATDKTFVDGWLRTGDVGYIKDGKVYLVDRAKDLIKVNGFQVSPSEIEDALLVSKDVKDAAVIGVGEDVNERPMAFVVLANEDDAGISVCSLKQHLLQRLSRYKVATCEVRFVDTIPKSATGKILKNKLREMAKASCG; this is encoded by the exons ATGGAAGAAGTGTCGCAATTTGAGCATACCAATCTTGTCTCCTGGGCATTGTCAGGTGAATACGATCCAGAAAGGCCCATGCTGATAGATGCGATGCGACCGAGTCGGTGCATGTCGAGAAAGAGGGCCATGAGCTTGATCGCAGGACTCGCTGGTGCTTTCGAGAAGGATAGCACGGTGTGTCTGCACCTGTCCAATGACATCTTGTACCCGATTCTGGTGCATGCGATCTGGGCAAGCAAATGCCGCTGGACAGGGACCAACACCGCATACACCTCGCCTGAGCTCGAGCATCACCTCCGCATATCCAAGACCAGATATGTCGTGACTGAAGAAGAACATCTCGAGACTGTGCGCGCCGCGGTGTCTCATAGCGGAACCAAAGCTGAGATCATCCTCTTCAGCGACATCCTCTACCCTCGCTCTCGCAAGGAAGATGACCATCGCCACTGCTGCGGAAGGCGCTTGTCGTCCACATTGCACAGGAGCAAATATCGGTCGCTCCACGACTTGCTTCGCCGGAAGCGCACCCAGGAAGAGCTTGAGGCCAGACTCCGAGACATCGACATCGACTCGGTCGCGACATTGATGTCGACAAGCGGTACGACAGGTCCACCAAAGATGGCAGCACGCACACATCGAGCTCATATGACCGAGAGCCGAGCAGCTGTAGATAACGACTCAGCAAAGCCTTACGAGATCCGCCGACTCTGGTGCGTGCCGATCTTCCATTCTTTCGCCTTCCCGACCATGGTCATCAATAGCCTTCTTCTTGGAGTGCCGGCCTACTTTATGAGGCGCTTCTTGGACCAGACATATGCCGAGAAG ATCCAGGAGTTCCAGATCACAGAAACACTGGCACCGCCGCCGATACTGTCGAGGCTGGTCAACTTTCCTCTTACGCACCCCATGATTCAATCACTCAAGATCATATACACCGGAGGCGCTCCATGCGCCGGAGAACTGCGAGCCAAATTCTTGAGGCTGTATACCGGAGAGCAGCCTCGCATCGTCCAGATATGGGGTATGACCGAAGGCGGCTGGTTCACAACCTTCAAGTATCCAGAGGTCAACACCACATACTCTGTCGGTCGTGCTATCCCGGGCTTCGAGATCAAGATGAGCGAAGAGAACCGGTCTCAACTCTCCAGTGGCCAGGAAGTCGGAGAGTTGTTCGTCCGAGGTCCCAATGTGATGTCCGAGTACCTTGGAAATACGGAAGCCACGGACAAGACTTTCGTCGATGGGTGGCTGCGCACCGGTGATGTTGGATACATCAAAGACGGGAAGGTATACCTGGTCGATCGTGCCAAGGATCTCATCAAGGTGAATGGGTTTCAGGTGTCGCCATCAGAGATCGAAGATGCTCTTCTCGTATCGAAGGATGTGAAGGACGCTGCGGTGATTGGCGTCGGTGAAGATGTCAATGAACGTCCCATGGCGTTCGTGGTTCTGGCGAATGAGGACGATGCTGGCATCTCGGTGTGCTCGCTGAAACAACACCTTCTTCAGAGGCTCAGTCGGTATAAAGTGGCGACGTGTGAGGTGCGGTTTGTAGATACCATTCCGAAGAGTGCCACGGGCAAGATACTGAAGAACAAGCTGCGGGAGATGGCAAAGGCATCGTGCGGATGA
- a CDS encoding Vacuolar protein sorting-associated protein 54 → MSSPSSPFSIDASQSPASPNSPRSAFPLPPQDLASRNPSGRYRPRRGSSASTLSISSIGGSLDLQGRRGSTVRETSQNAISTLIQPPIVRTGLLPHTQATAAASGYRAPTTRDIPPVTLTNVPRVPPESFRDYLNRIGPLFESCQRGRAEPEQSQWLKKDKELEKTDRFQEALERRISKDTSAPPTPTIARQGSVSAISPVETPGQPRRKSSAQYRRNRNEPTPLSTIPNVYFDEDFHLENPRTFDVVSERAEIVRPPPGAHTTTEKAPNGTTLPPRKALATNAILQEKLSWYMDTVEVHLINSISTASSGFFAALGSLKELQTEAEESVAKIQSLREDLRRLDKEVAVSGLEVAAKRRRRENVRKLGTATAQVQNVVETVRKADELVDEGAYDEASDQMDRVGRLICGQQESGQDDQELIDLRRLKALQGLDSGLQELQLRIGTGFASRFTTILMNDLRRHMEKVASSDTLKRWSRQRGVAPTYMETSDDFRKELLTALKGLERAGHTEPASAAYREAVNREMKSIIRKFLPSSSDDDADSMVSTSTRGGIRLSQQEKSSILARNLRALEPEDAEKLLVGVYSSVGEALRRVSTQTKVLLDITSSMDPPELKSSSRPSTSDGQRPDGAPPPPPKATVQEKLSQALDMSSLLGVAVDTAQTQITRVLKVRNEQSIRLPKEMFLRYFTLNRLFADECEAVSGRGGNVLKGIINAQISGFVQVLGTSETERIAKLLDSDNWNATDFTEQQNVILQRILAAMSSDPAEWSKGAAPLWEEPQVGPHANGTGTTNGTETSTTNGTAAKSQTKPAYIDDTRFVLVASVSSLLPTIDTFLSLTSVLPSMTPQISTSLLEVLRMFDSRSRQLILGAGATRSAGLKNITTKHLALASQALSFIIALVPYMRECVRRHIAGGQGGVLAEFDKLKRVYQEHQSSLHDKLVDIMTSRSQTHVKAMLAINFDTATNADDKASPYMETLTKETSTLNRVLSKHLGEIDVSMIMRQIFSSYKGQWTKAFGEVDVKSDKGEKLLLKDAEAFESRLGKIEGFGDIGKEVVGVVKAKVSDDADEEDKKKVGMNGSEEKAEMMFDAEAANDDEDEAAEGKDEKK, encoded by the coding sequence ATGTCATCACCCTCTTCCCCATTCTCCATCGATGCCTCCCAGTCGCCAGCCTCGCCGAACAGCCCACGCAGTGCGTTCCCGCTCCCACCACAGGACTTAGCGTCGCGAAACCCTTCCGGCAGATACAGACCAAGAAGAGGCAGTTCGGCCAGCACGTTATCGATCAGCTCGATAGGTGGTAGCTTAGACTTGCAAGGCAGGAGAGGAAGCACTGTCCGGGAGACAAGCCAGAATGCTATATCGACACTCATCCAGCCGCCGATTGTCAGGACAGGTCTCTTACCGCATACGCAGGCGACAGCGGCAGCATCGGGCTATAGGGCGCCGACCACGAGGGACATCCCACCGGTGACACTAACCAATGTGCCTCGTGTGCCTCCTGAGAGCTTTCGCGACTACCTCAATCGAATTGGTCCGCTGTTTGAGAGCTGCCAGCGAGGTCGGGCAGAGCCGGAGCAGTCTCAATGGCTGAAGAAGGACAAGGAGCTAGAGAAGACAGACCGTTTCCAGGAAGCGCTGGAGAGGAGGATTAGCAAGGACACCTCGGCACCACCAACACCTACCATTGCACGGCAAGGCTCGGTTAGTGCTATATCGCCTGTGGAGACGCCTGGACAGCCACGAAGGAAATCTTCCGCGCAGTATCGACGGAACCGAAACGAGCCCACGCCTTTGTCCACCATACCTAATGTTTATTTTGACGAAGACTTTCACCTAGAGAACCCACGAACCTTCGATGTGGTTTCGGAACGTGCTGAGATTGTCCGCCCTCCTCCCGGCGCGCACACCACCACAGAGAAAGCACCCAATGGCACGACACTGCCACCACGAAAGGCTCTGGCCACGAATGCGATCCTGCAGGAGAAGCTCAGCTGGTACATGGACACTGTAGAAGTGCACCTGATCAATAGCATCAGCACGGCTAGTAGTGGCTTCTTTGCCGCGTTGGGCTCGTTGAAAGAGCTGCAGACAGAAGCCGAGGAAAGTGTAGCCAAGATTCAGAGCTTGCGTGAAGATCTGCGAAGATTGGACAAGGAAGTGGCGGTGTCTGGGCTGGAAGTTGCTGCGAAGCGACGGAGAAGAGAGAATGTGAGAAAGCTCGGGACAGCTACTGCGCAAGTGCAGAATGTGGTAGAGACCGTGCGGAAAGCAGATGAGCTTGTCGACGAAGGCGCATATGACGAAGCCTCGGACCAAATGGACCGAGTCGGACGCCTGATATGCGGGCAGCAAGAGTCGGGGCAGGACGATCAAGAGCTGATAGACCTGCGGCGGCTCAAGGCACTGCAAGGACTGGATTCCGGCTTGCAAGAGTTGCAGCTACGTATAGGGACAGGCTTCGCTTCACGATTCACCACGATACTGATGAATGATCTGCGACGGCACATGGAGAAGGTAGCATCGAGTGACACCCTGAAAAGATGGTCGCGACAGAGGGGTGTCGCGCCGACCTATATGGAGACCAGTGACGACTTTCGAAAAGAACTCTTGACAGCATTGAAGGGTCTGGAAAGAGCAGGGCATACAGAACCAGCATCCGCAGCGTACAGAGAAGCGGTGAATAGGGAGATGAAGTCTATCATCCGCAAGTTCTTGCCCAGCAGTAGCGACGATGATGCGGACAGTATGGTATCAACATCGACGAGAGGTGGGATCAGGCTGAGCCAACAGGAGAAGAGCAGCATTCTCGCCCGTAACCTGCGTGCGCTCGAGCCAGAGGACGCAGAGAAACTGCTTGTTGGAGTGTACAGTTCGGTAGGAGAAGCGCTCCGAAGGGTATCAACGCAGACGAAGGTCTTGCTGGACATCACGAGCAGTATGGACCCGCCCGAGCTAAAGTCATCGTCAAGACCATCGACTTCAGATGGACAGCGACCCGATGGAGCGCCACCTCCGCCACCAAAGGCTACAGTGCAAGAGAAGCTTTCCCAAGCATTAGACATGTCCAGCTTACTGGGTGTAGCTGTCGACACAGCCCAGACTCAGATCACCAGGGTCTTGAAAGTGCGGAACGAGCAGTCTATCAGACTACCGAAAGAGATGTTCCTACGATACTTCACATTGAACCGCCTCTTTGCAGACGAATGCGAAGCAGTGAGTGGTCGAGGTGGGAATGTCCTGAAAGGCATCATTAACGCTCAGATCTCGGGCTTCGTCCAAGTTTTAGGCACGTCAGAGACGGAGCGCATTGCGAAACTGCTGGACAGCGACAACTGGAATGCCACGGACTTCACCGAACAGCAGAATGTCATACTTCAACGAATCCTTGCTGCCATGAGTTCTGACCCTGCGGAATGGTCTAAAGGTGCTGCACCTCTATGGGAGGAGCCACAAGTCGGACCTCATGCGAATGGCACAGGAACAACAAATGGCACAGAGACTTCAACCACCAACGGCACTGCCGCGAAGAGCCAGACCAAGCCAGCTTACATCGACGACACGCGCTTCGTCCTTGTCGCCAGTGTCTCTTCATTGCTTCCAACCATCGACACTTTTCTCTCCCTGACATCCGTGCTGCCAAGCATGACGCCTCAGATCAGTACTTCTTTGCTAGAAGTCCTCCGTATGTTCGACTCACGCTCTCGTCAACTCATCCTCGGCGCCGGCGCGACTCGATCTGCAGGCCTGAAGAATATCACCACGAAGCACCTGGCACTCGCGTCGCAGGCCTTGAGCTTCATCATCGCCCTTGTGCCGTACATGCGTGAGTGCGTGCGACGACATATAGCTGGTGGGCAAGGCGGCGTCCTAGCAGAGTTCGACAAGCTCAAGCGTGTCTATCAGGAACACCAAAGTTCCCTACACGACAAGCTTGTAGACATCATGACAAGCCGATCCCAGACCCATGTCAAAGCCATGCTTGCCATCAACTTCGATACAGCCACAAATGCAGACGACAAGGCATCACCCTACATGGAGACTCTCACCAAAGAGACCTCTACCCTCAACCGCGTCCTCTCCAAGCACCTCGGCGAAATAGACGTCAGCATGATCATGCGCCAGATCTTCAGCAGCTATAAAGGTCAATGGACGAAAGCTTTCGGGGAGGTGGACGTTAAGAGTGACAAGGGCGAGAAGCTGCTACTGAAGGATGCTGAGGCTTTTGAGAGCAGGCTGGGGAAGATCGAGGGCTTTGGTGATATTGGGAAGGAGGTTGTTGGTGTGGTAAAGGCTAAGGTATCCGATGATGCGGATGAGGAAGACAAGAAGAAGGTGGGAATGAATGGGAGTGAAGAGAAGGCGGAGATGATGTTTGATGCGGAGGCGGCCAATGATGATGAGGACGAGGCTGCGGAGGGGAAGGATGAGAAGAAGTAG
- a CDS encoding Dual specificity protein phosphatase 1B — protein sequence MSRFWEFQQLQDSWKGASHFDQVPRAGKLYIGGVAAFYKEPDPLEQAGITHILSVLDFSINDAPQLKRCKCLNIQVDDDPDEDLLKHFPKTNAFLDDALREGGGVFVHCAMGVSRSATVICAYLIWKFGLSPMEALEKVREKRKRANPNPGFMRQLKVWERMCREKQGWDGDVYREWKEGGGKAKM from the coding sequence ATGTCGAGATTTTGGGAGTTCCAGCAACTCCAAGACTCATGGAAAGGAGCATCCCACTTCGACCAAGTCCCTCGCGCAGGAAAGCTCTACATCGGCGGCGTAGCTGCCTTCTACAAAGAACCAGATCCACTCGAGCAGGCAGGAATTACACACATCCTCTCAGTCCTGGACTTCTCCATCAACGATGCACCTCAACTGAAGAGATGCAAATGTCTCAACATCCAGGTTGATGACGATCCTGATGAGGACCTTCTTAAGCACTTTCCGAAGACGAACGCATTTCTTGATGATGCTCTGCGGGAAGGTGGCGGAGTGTTTGTTCATTGTGCCATGGGAGTGAGCAGGAGTGCTACGGTCATTTGTGCGTATCTGATTTGGAAGTTTGGACTTTCTCCTATGGAGGCGTTGGAGAAGGTCCGGGAGAAGAGGAAGAGAGCGAATCCGAATCCTGGTTTCATGAGGCAGTTGAAGGTGTGGGAGAGGATGTGTAGGGAGAAGCAGGGGTGGGATGGGGACGTGTATCGAGAGTGGAAGGAGGGTGGCGGAAAGGCAAAGATGTGA
- a CDS encoding 20S-pre-rRNA D-site endonuclease nob1, translated as MASIQSDKPVNTVVLDTGAIIKNEPPVSTLLNQAETLVTVPAIISEIKDAATRSRVETTLKPFLTIRSPNPTSIKFVTDFARKTGDLAVLSKPDIQIIALTYEIECERNGGDWRLRRVPGQKGVNGAPPARVEAKAAEGSVVNEGATPETNAELAEIPADGGNVVTKQETDLEGQAEPIAEGEEQTSPDDDVAQLTSDLEATGLDAEQDIPEDATETKVDSAQNSAEAQEESDSDSDGWITPSNLKKKQAADAGASTSQTPEPKTMQVAVLTSDFAMQNVILQMNLNLLSPSMTRIKQLRTYVLRCHACFCVHKDLSKQFCSRCGQPSLTRVSCSTSANGEFKLHLKKNMQWNTRGDRYSIPKPVHGSTNARRFHGGGKGGWGTELILAEDQKEAVRAGAVERRQKERSLMDEDYLPSILTGDRNRAGGRMKVGAGRNVNSKKR; from the coding sequence ATGGCGAGCATACAGAGCGACAAGCCAGTGAACACTGTGGTCCTCGATACCGGTGCCATCATCAAGAACGAGCCTCCAGTTTCAACGCTGCTCAATCAAGCAGAAACTCTCGTGACAGTTCCTGCTATAATCAGCGAAATCAAGGATGCAGCAACGCGAAGCCGTGTTGAGACTACATTGAAGCCATTCCTGACAATTCGATCGCCGAACCCTACAAGTATCAAATTCGTGACGGACTTTGCGCGCAAGACAGGAGATCTTGCTGTGCTCAGTAAGCCCGATATTCAGATCATTGCTTTGACTTACGAGATCGAGTGTGAGCGTAATGGTGGCGATTGGCGGTTGCGACGAGTCCCAGGCCAGAAGGGTGTGAATGGCGCCCCTCCGGCAAGGGTCGAGGCGAAGGCAGCCGAAGGCTCAGTGGTAAACGAAGGTGCGACGCCTGAGACCAATGCTGAGCTAGCAGAGATTCCAGCCGATGGCGGGAACGTCGTAACGAAGCAGGAGACGGACCTGGAAGGGCAGGCAGAGCCGATCGCCGAGGGCGAGGAGCAGACTTCTCCTGACGATGATGTTGCACAACTTACCTCCGACCTCGAAGCGACGGGTCTCGACGCAGAGCAAGACATCCCGGAGGACGCAACAGAAACCAAAGTAGACTCTGCGCAGAACTCGGCAGAAGCTCAGGAAGAGTCCGACTCTGACTCGGATGGCTGGATCACGCCGTCAAACTTGAAGAAGAAGCAAGCAGCCGATGCTGGAGCATCAACATCACAAACTCCGGAACCCAAAACGATGCAAGTGGCTGTCTTGACCTCAGATTTTGCCATGCAGAACGTCATCCTCCAGATGAACCTCAACCTCCTATCGCCTTCCATGACCAGGATCAAGCAGCTCAGGACATACGTCCTGCGGTGCCACGCTTGCTTCTGCGTCCACAAAGATCTCAGCAAGCAATTCTGCTCGCGCTGCGGTCAGCCATCACTCACACGGGTTTCATGCTCGACAAGTGCAAACGGCGAGTTCAAACTGCACCTCAAGAAGAACATGCAATGGAACACGAGAGGAGATCGATACAGCATACCCAAGCCTGTCCACGGCTCGACGAATGCACGTCGGTTCCACGGTGGTGGCAAGGGCGGCTGGGGCACCGAGTTGATCTTGGCGGAAGACCAGAAGGAGGCCGTGAGGGCAGGCGCTGTGGAGAGGAGGCAGAAGGAGCGAAGTCTCATGGACGAGGACTACTTGCCGAGCATCTTGACTGGTGATCGCAATCGAGCTGGTGGGAGGATGAAGGTCGGTGCTGGCAGGAACGTGAATTCGAAGAAGCGTTGA